In Leclercia pneumoniae, the genomic window GGCGATCTGCTCCGGCGTAAGTGTTAGCTCAACCGCACGCAGCAACTCATCCAGCTGATCCTCGCGTGAAGCACCAATAATCGGTGCCGCTACCCCACGTTTACTCAGCAACCATGCCAGCGCCACCTGCGCGCGGGTTGCATGGGTCTCTTCTGCAATGGCGGCCAGACGTTCGGCGATCTGCGCATCGTTGGCGTCACTTTCTGAATAGAGGGTTTTGCCAAACTCATCCGAAACCGAGCGGGCCGTAGTCTCGCCCCAGGGACGAGTTAACCTGCCGCGCGCCAGCGGGCTCCAGGGGATCACCGCAACGCCTTCCTGATAGCAGAGCGGCAGCATCTCGCGCTCCTCTTCCCGATAGATGAGGTTATAGTGATTCTGCATTGTCACGAAGCGCGCCCAGCCATGTTGTGCCTGTAAATCCAGCGCCTGGGCAAACTGCGAAGCGTGCATGGAGGATGCGCCGATAAAACGTGCTTTCCCGGCTTTAACCACGTCGTTCAGCGCTTCGAGCGTCTCTTCGATAGGGGTGTTGTAATCCCAGCGATGGATTTGCAGCAGATCCACATAATCCATATTCAGCCGACGCAGGCTGTCGTCAATCGATCGCAGAATCTGTGCGCGGGAGAGCCCTTCCGGCAGGTCGCCTACCTGATGGTAAACCTTAGTGGCGACAACCACCTCGTCCCGACGTGCAAAGTCGCGCAGG contains:
- a CDS encoding aldo/keto reductase, translating into MQYTTLGKTDLKVSRLCLGCMTFGEPDRGKHAWTLPEESSRLLIKHALDGGITFFDTANSYSDGSSEEIVGRALRDFARRDEVVVATKVYHQVGDLPEGLSRAQILRSIDDSLRRLNMDYVDLLQIHRWDYNTPIEETLEALNDVVKAGKARFIGASSMHASQFAQALDLQAQHGWARFVTMQNHYNLIYREEEREMLPLCYQEGVAVIPWSPLARGRLTRPWGETTARSVSDEFGKTLYSESDANDAQIAERLAAIAEETHATRAQVALAWLLSKRGVAAPIIGASREDQLDELLRAVELTLTPEQIAELETPYQHHPVVGFK